A single Micromonospora sp. CCTCC AA 2012012 DNA region contains:
- the mshD gene encoding mycothiol synthase, with protein MSSTEPTADRVARADRLAPVEVAEVLALARTAGDADGADPLDEHVLLRLRDPEAPAVHLTARAVDGTLTGYAHLDTTDATGIGVELVVHPAYRRRGTGRALARGVLAAAGGPLRAWAHGDHPSAAALAVDLGFERARVLWQLRRPLTTALPGLRLPDGVELRAFRPGEDDEAWLALNNAAFATHPEQGRWTLADLRVRLAEPWFDPAGFLLAVESATGRLRGFHWTKVHERPGSARIGEVYVLGVDPAAHGGGLGRALTTAGLAHLRDRRGLDRVMLYVDESNTGAVALYERLGFARWCGHVNYRLG; from the coding sequence ATGAGCAGCACCGAGCCGACCGCAGACCGGGTCGCCCGCGCCGACCGGCTGGCGCCCGTCGAGGTCGCCGAGGTGCTGGCGCTGGCCCGTACGGCCGGGGACGCCGACGGCGCCGACCCGCTCGACGAGCACGTGCTGCTGCGCCTGCGGGACCCGGAGGCGCCCGCGGTGCACCTCACCGCCCGCGCGGTGGACGGCACCTTGACCGGTTACGCGCACCTGGACACCACCGACGCCACCGGGATCGGGGTCGAGCTGGTGGTGCATCCGGCGTACCGGCGGCGCGGCACCGGTCGGGCGCTGGCACGGGGGGTGCTCGCCGCGGCCGGCGGCCCGCTGCGCGCCTGGGCGCACGGCGACCACCCCTCCGCCGCGGCGCTCGCCGTCGACCTGGGCTTCGAGCGGGCCCGGGTGCTGTGGCAGCTGCGCCGGCCGCTGACCACCGCACTGCCGGGGCTGCGCCTGCCCGACGGGGTCGAGCTGCGGGCGTTCCGCCCGGGTGAGGACGACGAGGCCTGGCTGGCGCTCAACAACGCCGCCTTCGCCACACACCCCGAGCAGGGTCGCTGGACCCTCGCCGACCTGCGGGTACGCCTCGCCGAGCCGTGGTTCGACCCGGCCGGCTTCCTGCTCGCCGTCGAGTCGGCGACCGGCCGGCTGCGCGGCTTCCACTGGACGAAGGTGCACGAGCGTCCGGGCTCGGCCCGGATCGGCGAGGTCTATGTGCTGGGGGTGGACCCGGCGGCGCACGGCGGCGGGCTCGGCCGGGCGCTCACCACGGCGGGTCTGGCCCATCTGCGGGACCGGCGTGGGCTGGACCGGGTGATGCTCTACGTGGACGAGTCGAACACCGGTGCGGTGGCCCTCTACGAGCGGCTCGGCTTCGCCCGCTGGTGCGGCCACGTCAACTACCGGCTGGGCTGA
- a CDS encoding winged helix-turn-helix transcriptional regulator, translated as MELLLLVTARAGEPSAVLPALDLLPHSVRTAPRDVRTLVSGPSPDAVLVDARSELSEARATCRMLHATGLGVPLVAVVTEAGLIALNADWGVDDVILAGAGPAEVEARLRLAVGRLSNATAGAGGSIRAGELTIDPDTYAAKLKGRPLDLTYKEFELLKFLAQHPGRVFTRDQLLREVWGYDYFGGTRTVDVHVRRLRAKLGSEYESMIGTVRQVGYKFVVPPSRSLPESEHAPLPV; from the coding sequence GTGGAGCTCCTGCTGCTGGTGACCGCACGCGCAGGCGAACCATCGGCGGTGCTGCCGGCACTCGACCTGCTGCCGCACTCGGTCCGCACCGCGCCCCGCGACGTCCGCACGCTGGTCTCGGGCCCGAGTCCCGACGCCGTGCTGGTGGACGCCCGGTCCGAGCTGAGCGAGGCGCGGGCCACCTGTCGGATGCTGCACGCCACCGGGCTCGGCGTGCCGCTGGTCGCGGTGGTCACCGAGGCCGGCCTGATCGCGCTCAACGCCGACTGGGGCGTGGACGACGTCATCCTGGCGGGTGCCGGTCCGGCCGAGGTGGAGGCGCGGCTGCGGCTCGCGGTGGGTCGGCTGAGCAACGCGACGGCCGGGGCCGGTGGCTCGATCCGGGCCGGCGAGCTGACCATCGACCCCGACACGTACGCGGCGAAGCTCAAGGGCCGTCCGCTCGACCTCACCTACAAGGAGTTCGAGCTGCTGAAGTTCCTGGCCCAGCACCCCGGCCGGGTCTTCACCCGGGACCAGTTGCTGCGCGAGGTCTGGGGCTACGACTACTTCGGCGGCACCCGCACCGTCGACGTGCACGTGCGGCGGCTGCGGGCCAAGCTCGGCTCGGAGTACGAGTCGATGATCGGCACCGTGCGCCAGGTCGGCTACAAGTTCGTCGTCCCGCCGTCGCGGTCACTGCCGGAGTCGGAGCACGCCCCCCTCCCGGTCTGA
- a CDS encoding DUF1416 domain-containing protein yields MTAPTAAGCAAPDQAAPLPASLDLEKETVITGVVQAESGEVVPGAYVRLLDGTGEFTAEVVTSPAGQFRFFAAPGNWTLRALSRHGNGDTAVTAARGINEVSVTVAA; encoded by the coding sequence ATGACTGCTCCTACCGCTGCCGGGTGCGCCGCGCCCGACCAGGCCGCCCCGCTGCCGGCCAGCCTGGACCTGGAGAAGGAAACCGTGATCACCGGCGTCGTGCAGGCCGAGTCCGGCGAGGTCGTGCCGGGCGCGTACGTCCGGCTGCTCGACGGCACCGGTGAGTTCACCGCCGAGGTGGTGACCTCCCCGGCCGGCCAGTTCCGGTTCTTCGCCGCGCCGGGCAACTGGACCCTGCGGGCGCTCTCCCGGCACGGCAACGGCGACACCGCCGTCACCGCAGCCCGGGGGATCAACGAGGTGAGCGTCACCGTCGCCGCCTGA
- a CDS encoding sulfurtransferase: protein MSRDTALVSAEWAEKNIDAPGVVFVEVDEDTSAYDTGHIAGAIKLDWRTDLQDPIRRDFVNKSQFEALLSERGIANDDTVILYGGNNNWFAAYAYWYFKLYGHGDVKLLDGGRKKWELDARPLVTDKVSRPATQYVAQEPDTSIRAFRDEVVDAIGTKNLVDVRSPDEYAGRLLAPAHLPQEQAQRAGHVPTAISVPWSKAANEDGTFKSDDELRKIYAAAGLDDGKETIAYCRIGERSSHTWFVLQELLGHRNVKNYDGSWTEYGSLVGVPVALGDEPGEA, encoded by the coding sequence ATGAGTCGCGACACCGCGCTCGTCTCGGCCGAGTGGGCCGAGAAGAACATCGACGCCCCGGGCGTCGTCTTCGTCGAGGTCGACGAGGACACCTCGGCCTACGACACCGGCCACATCGCCGGCGCGATCAAGCTCGACTGGCGGACCGACCTCCAGGACCCGATCCGCCGGGACTTCGTCAACAAGTCCCAGTTCGAGGCGCTGCTCTCCGAGCGCGGCATCGCCAACGACGACACCGTGATCCTCTACGGCGGCAACAACAACTGGTTCGCCGCGTACGCGTACTGGTACTTCAAGCTCTACGGCCACGGTGACGTCAAGCTCCTCGACGGCGGCCGCAAGAAGTGGGAGCTGGACGCCCGCCCGCTGGTCACCGACAAGGTGTCCCGGCCGGCCACGCAGTACGTCGCGCAGGAGCCGGACACCTCGATCCGGGCCTTCCGCGACGAGGTCGTGGACGCGATCGGCACCAAGAACCTGGTCGACGTGCGCAGCCCCGACGAGTACGCCGGTCGGCTGCTCGCCCCGGCCCACCTGCCGCAGGAGCAGGCCCAGCGCGCCGGCCACGTGCCCACCGCGATCAGCGTCCCGTGGTCGAAGGCGGCCAACGAGGACGGCACCTTCAAGTCCGACGACGAGCTGCGCAAGATCTACGCCGCGGCCGGCCTGGACGACGGCAAGGAGACCATCGCGTACTGCCGGATCGGCGAGCGCTCCTCGCACACCTGGTTCGTGCTCCAGGAGCTGCTCGGCCACCGGAACGTGAAGAACTACGACGGATCCTGGACCGAGTACGGCTCGCTGGTCGGCGTGCCGGTCGCGCTCGGCGACGAGCCCGGGGAGGCCTGA
- a CDS encoding Ms5788A family Cys-rich leader peptide: MGTLLTKRRAVDLCRVAACLCRPVI, encoded by the coding sequence ATGGGGACGCTCCTCACCAAACGGCGCGCGGTCGACCTGTGCCGCGTGGCCGCCTGCCTGTGTCGCCCCGTCATCTGA
- the pstS gene encoding phosphate ABC transporter substrate-binding protein PstS codes for MKLQRHGAIACLALTAVLGLSACGSDNNESSAASPSGSAAAADCAKGTLNAQGSSAQKNAMAEWIKAYQQKCAGSTINYEPSGSGAGIQAFIAGTADFAGSDSALKPEEQPQADAKCSGGKAIHLPMVIGPIAVAYNVSGVDNLQLSPTTLAKIFAGKVTKWDDAAIKADNPDAKLPATTIQTVHRSDESGTTDNFTKYLSKTADADWTFANAKAWKAPGGTGAKGSDGVASSVKGADGSIGYMELSFAENAGLKKAKIKNGAGEYTELTGEAAGKTIAGAKVEGQGDDLKMSIDYKTTEAGAYPIVLVTYEIVCSKGLAADKLPLVKGLLGHAASSEGQAELSELGYAPLPDSVRTKVEAAVKNLS; via the coding sequence GTGAAGCTCCAGCGGCACGGCGCCATTGCCTGCCTCGCCCTTACCGCGGTGCTCGGTCTCAGCGCTTGCGGCTCGGACAACAACGAGTCGTCCGCCGCCTCCCCCTCCGGCTCGGCCGCCGCGGCCGACTGCGCCAAGGGCACGCTGAACGCGCAGGGCTCCTCCGCCCAGAAGAACGCCATGGCCGAGTGGATCAAGGCGTACCAGCAGAAGTGCGCCGGCAGCACCATCAACTACGAGCCGTCCGGCTCGGGCGCGGGCATCCAGGCCTTCATCGCGGGCACCGCCGACTTCGCCGGCTCGGACTCGGCCCTCAAGCCGGAGGAGCAGCCGCAGGCCGACGCCAAGTGCTCGGGCGGCAAGGCCATCCACCTGCCGATGGTGATCGGCCCGATCGCGGTCGCCTACAACGTCAGCGGCGTGGACAACCTCCAGCTCAGCCCGACCACGCTGGCCAAGATCTTCGCCGGCAAGGTCACCAAGTGGGACGACGCGGCGATCAAGGCCGACAACCCGGACGCCAAGCTCCCGGCGACCACCATCCAGACGGTGCACCGGTCGGACGAGTCCGGCACCACCGACAACTTCACCAAGTACCTGTCGAAGACCGCCGACGCGGACTGGACCTTCGCCAACGCCAAGGCGTGGAAGGCCCCGGGCGGCACCGGCGCCAAGGGCTCGGACGGCGTGGCCAGCTCGGTCAAGGGCGCGGACGGCTCGATCGGCTACATGGAGCTGTCGTTCGCCGAGAACGCCGGGCTGAAGAAGGCCAAGATCAAGAACGGCGCCGGTGAGTACACCGAGCTGACCGGCGAGGCGGCCGGCAAGACCATCGCCGGGGCCAAGGTCGAGGGCCAGGGCGACGACCTCAAGATGTCGATCGACTACAAGACCACCGAGGCCGGGGCGTACCCGATCGTCCTGGTGACCTACGAGATCGTCTGCAGCAAGGGCCTCGCGGCCGACAAGCTGCCGCTGGTCAAGGGCCTGCTCGGGCACGCCGCCAGCAGCGAGGGCCAGGCCGAGCTGAGCGAGCTGGGCTACGCCCCGCTGCCCGACTCGGTCCGCACCAAGGTCGAGGCCGCGGTCAAGAACCTCTCCTGA
- a CDS encoding polysaccharide deacetylase family protein, with translation MSRTTVRAVGLLTLVVAALLGSAYALGRSVVPEQPRRNTASTASANGPHFADQPPGTDDSPAPVTDASPSPVPDQRDDGEGPYGARIHTGSDRVALTFDDGPDPQYTPQVLDLLRSYGVKATFCVVGENAQNHPELIEAIVAEGHTLCNHSWNHDTTLGKRSPDAIRADLLRTNDAIRAAAPNARIAWFRQPGGEWTYPVVSICTELGLTPLHWSVDPSDWQAPGAAKVTSAVLGDTGPGSIVLMHDAGGDRRGTVEALHRILPELISRYQLEALPTDPT, from the coding sequence ATGTCCCGCACGACAGTCCGGGCCGTCGGCCTCCTCACCCTGGTGGTGGCCGCCCTGCTGGGGTCGGCGTACGCGCTCGGCCGGAGCGTGGTGCCCGAGCAGCCACGCCGGAACACCGCGTCGACGGCGAGCGCCAACGGCCCGCACTTCGCCGACCAGCCCCCCGGCACGGACGACTCCCCCGCGCCGGTCACCGACGCGTCGCCCTCCCCGGTGCCGGACCAGCGGGACGACGGCGAGGGCCCGTACGGCGCCCGGATCCACACCGGCTCCGACCGGGTGGCGCTCACCTTCGACGACGGGCCCGACCCGCAGTACACGCCGCAGGTGCTCGACCTGCTCCGGTCCTACGGCGTCAAGGCCACCTTCTGCGTGGTGGGCGAGAACGCGCAGAACCACCCGGAACTGATCGAGGCGATCGTGGCCGAGGGGCACACCCTCTGCAACCACTCCTGGAACCACGACACCACCCTCGGCAAGCGCTCGCCCGACGCGATCCGGGCCGACCTGCTCCGCACCAACGACGCCATCCGGGCCGCCGCCCCGAACGCCCGGATCGCCTGGTTCCGGCAGCCCGGCGGGGAGTGGACGTATCCGGTGGTGTCGATCTGCACCGAGCTGGGGCTGACGCCGCTGCACTGGTCGGTGGACCCGTCGGACTGGCAGGCGCCCGGCGCCGCGAAGGTCACCTCGGCGGTGCTGGGCGACACCGGGCCGGGTTCCATCGTGCTGATGCACGACGCCGGCGGGGACCGACGGGGCACCGTCGAGGCGCTGCACCGGATCCTGCCGGAGCTGATCAGCCGGTACCAACTGGAGGCCCTGCCCACCGACCCGACGTGA
- a CDS encoding LmeA family phospholipid-binding protein has protein sequence MVAEAYPAYEERPRRRGRKVLVTFVVLLLVLAGLLVVADRVAAGVAERTIADQVKQEVAKQNAQSSAPKVQVSGFPFLTQVLAGKYQHISIVLTDVQGPVQGQAVSVPRLDVDARNVRASLDTLRSGQGDVVAERVDGVGTITYDSLAKLLDRPGLTLGERGGKLVVTAPVDVLGVKLTVNGIAEVTVNNGKVALRFNDLTAEGLPNLPLARQVLTNYAKGISIDVPLPKLPFQLNVRKVEPKPEGLTVTADARDVPINSVG, from the coding sequence GTGGTGGCAGAGGCCTACCCGGCGTACGAGGAACGTCCCCGGCGACGCGGACGGAAGGTGCTCGTCACCTTCGTCGTCCTGCTGCTGGTCCTGGCCGGTCTGCTGGTCGTCGCCGACCGGGTGGCCGCCGGGGTGGCCGAGCGGACCATCGCCGACCAGGTGAAGCAGGAGGTCGCCAAGCAGAACGCGCAGTCCTCGGCGCCGAAGGTCCAGGTCAGCGGCTTCCCCTTCCTCACCCAGGTCCTCGCCGGGAAATACCAGCACATCTCCATCGTGCTGACCGACGTGCAGGGTCCGGTGCAGGGCCAGGCGGTCAGCGTGCCCCGGCTCGACGTGGACGCCCGCAACGTCCGGGCGTCGCTGGACACGCTCCGCTCCGGTCAGGGCGACGTGGTCGCCGAACGGGTGGACGGGGTCGGCACCATCACCTACGACAGCCTGGCCAAGCTGCTGGACCGGCCGGGGCTCACCCTGGGCGAGCGGGGCGGCAAGCTGGTCGTCACCGCGCCGGTGGACGTGCTGGGCGTGAAGCTGACCGTCAACGGCATCGCCGAGGTGACCGTCAACAACGGCAAGGTGGCGCTGCGCTTCAACGACCTGACCGCCGAGGGGCTGCCCAACCTGCCGCTGGCCCGTCAGGTGCTGACCAACTACGCCAAGGGCATCTCGATCGACGTGCCCCTGCCGAAGCTGCCGTTCCAGCTCAACGTCCGCAAGGTGGAGCCGAAGCCGGAAGGGCTGACGGTCACCGCCGACGCGCGGGACGTACCCATCAACTCGGTCGGCTGA
- the pstC gene encoding phosphate ABC transporter permease subunit PstC: MGETPPGSAHAGTGGTRVASGHEWPAGASARVAETSVSTRTPDGNGLGGGGATLPRARAFGAERAFRGLTLAAGTAVLVVIAAIAVFLIAKAVPALRADTENFWTYEGWSPNQTEPKFGIGTLAFGTVLSSALALLIAVPVALGIALYLSHYAPRRLGTALGFLIDLLAAVPSVVFGLWGRDVFINPVRDFSVWLNEYFGWLPVFGGDGPFGKSVMLGSLVLAIMVLPIITSLSREVFLQTPTANEEAALALGATRWEMLRTAVLPYGRPGIIAAVMLGLGRALGETIALAMTLGITFGISFNLIQNGGNTIAANIANAFGEANETGRGALIASGLVLFTITLIVNITARVIIHRRREFTESAA; this comes from the coding sequence ATGGGTGAAACCCCTCCCGGCTCGGCGCACGCCGGCACCGGCGGGACCCGCGTGGCCTCAGGTCACGAGTGGCCCGCCGGTGCCTCGGCGCGTGTGGCCGAGACCTCTGTCAGCACCCGTACCCCTGACGGGAACGGGTTGGGCGGCGGCGGCGCGACCCTGCCCCGGGCCCGGGCGTTCGGCGCGGAACGGGCGTTCCGCGGTCTCACCCTGGCCGCCGGCACCGCCGTGCTGGTCGTCATCGCGGCGATCGCCGTCTTCCTGATCGCCAAGGCGGTGCCGGCGCTGCGCGCGGACACCGAGAACTTCTGGACCTACGAGGGCTGGTCCCCCAACCAGACCGAACCGAAGTTCGGCATCGGCACGCTCGCCTTCGGCACCGTGCTCAGCTCCGCGCTGGCGCTGCTCATCGCGGTGCCGGTGGCCCTGGGCATCGCGCTGTACCTGTCCCACTACGCCCCCCGCCGGCTGGGCACCGCCCTCGGCTTCCTGATCGACCTGCTGGCCGCCGTGCCCAGCGTCGTCTTCGGCCTCTGGGGCCGGGACGTCTTCATCAACCCGGTACGGGACTTCTCCGTCTGGCTGAACGAGTACTTCGGCTGGCTGCCGGTCTTCGGTGGCGACGGTCCGTTCGGCAAGTCGGTCATGCTGGGCTCGCTGGTGCTGGCGATCATGGTGCTGCCGATCATCACGTCGCTCTCCCGCGAGGTGTTCCTGCAGACCCCGACCGCCAACGAGGAGGCCGCCCTCGCCCTGGGCGCCACCCGCTGGGAGATGCTCCGCACGGCGGTGCTGCCGTACGGCCGCCCGGGCATCATCGCCGCGGTGATGCTCGGCCTGGGTCGCGCCCTCGGCGAGACCATCGCGCTGGCGATGACCCTCGGCATCACCTTCGGCATCTCGTTCAACCTGATCCAGAACGGCGGCAACACCATCGCCGCGAACATCGCCAACGCGTTCGGCGAGGCGAACGAGACCGGTCGGGGCGCCCTGATCGCCTCCGGCCTGGTGCTCTTCACCATCACGCTGATCGTCAACATCACGGCGCGCGTGATCATCCATCGCCGCCGGGAGTTCACGGAGTCGGCCGCATGA